One region of Patescibacteria group bacterium genomic DNA includes:
- a CDS encoding CapA family protein, with translation MSKIYWLIFSILVLIVGLIFALIYFKNTQYFFEDVEYFYSATQENIENQALKNDSLINIKKTENLINQNEIKELKRRILLMAVGDIMLSRDVATKIRQHQNYKYPFLKTAELLKSADITFGNLETAITPGKIVQTESMSFRSDPEIVEGLKYAGFDILSLANNHTPNFGEAGLKDTFKYLQDANISYIGAGNNILEARQPAIKEIKGIKFAFLAYNDTDVVPDNYQATQDRAGTVFMDIDKMKIDVQQAKQKSDVVIVSMHSGTEYTPEPSSRQIEFAHTAIDAGASLVLGHHPHVIQTFEKYKNGFIFYSLGNFVFDQMWSQETREGLIAEIVFEDKDIVGIEFYPTIIEDFSQPRFADAEEEKRILKKLKIDFQSQPVFIWDGENYQKNWRQNLSFKNQENIFKTSQEADINNDGQNEKVIIKDGILYIYQAEKIIWQSESDWQVENVILDDIDNDQKIDIIVSLWKFGKYGPDLPFWLDENINDWASHLFIYKWDGAKIKLFWGSSSLDAPIREMAVEDVNNDQQNELIVLEGDYQNLANPVADYLSIWHWHEWSFYNDFRSDLNQFYNLQIKNFGDKKVIYVQN, from the coding sequence ATGAGTAAAATTTATTGGTTAATCTTTTCTATTTTGGTTTTAATTGTTGGTTTAATTTTTGCGTTGATATATTTTAAAAATACTCAATATTTTTTTGAAGATGTTGAGTATTTTTATTCAGCAACTCAAGAAAACATAGAAAATCAAGCTTTAAAAAACGATTCATTAATTAATATTAAAAAAACAGAAAATTTGATTAATCAAAATGAAATAAAAGAGTTAAAAAGACGGATTTTATTAATGGCCGTTGGGGATATTATGTTGTCGCGAGACGTGGCAACTAAAATTCGTCAACATCAAAATTATAAATATCCGTTTTTAAAAACGGCGGAACTACTTAAAAGCGCTGATATTACTTTTGGTAATTTGGAAACAGCCATTACGCCTGGGAAAATTGTTCAAACCGAAAGTATGTCTTTTAGGTCTGATCCGGAAATAGTTGAAGGTTTAAAATATGCCGGATTCGATATTCTGTCTTTGGCCAACAATCATACGCCGAATTTTGGCGAAGCCGGACTTAAAGACACTTTTAAATATTTACAAGATGCTAATATTTCATATATTGGTGCTGGCAACAATATTTTAGAGGCACGTCAACCAGCGATTAAAGAAATTAAAGGCATAAAATTTGCTTTTTTGGCTTATAATGATACAGATGTGGTACCGGATAATTATCAGGCAACACAAGATAGAGCTGGAACAGTTTTTATGGATATTGATAAAATGAAAATTGATGTTCAGCAAGCCAAACAAAAGTCAGATGTTGTGATTGTTTCTATGCATTCGGGCACGGAATATACTCCCGAACCCAGTAGTCGGCAGATAGAATTTGCTCATACGGCAATTGACGCTGGCGCGAGTTTGGTTTTAGGTCACCACCCGCACGTCATCCAAACATTTGAAAAATATAAAAATGGTTTTATTTTTTATAGTTTAGGCAATTTTGTCTTTGACCAAATGTGGTCGCAGGAAACTCGAGAGGGTTTAATAGCTGAGATTGTTTTTGAGGATAAAGATATTGTTGGTATTGAATTTTATCCCACCATTATAGAAGATTTTTCTCAACCGAGATTCGCCGATGCAGAAGAAGAAAAACGTATTTTAAAAAAATTAAAAATAGATTTTCAATCACAGCCAGTCTTTATTTGGGATGGAGAAAACTATCAAAAAAATTGGCGGCAAAATTTATCTTTTAAAAATCAAGAAAATATTTTTAAAACATCCCAAGAGGCAGATATAAATAATGACGGTCAGAATGAAAAAGTTATAATTAAAGATGGGATTTTGTATATTTATCAGGCTGAAAAAATAATTTGGCAGAGTGAAAGTGATTGGCAAGTTGAAAACGTGATTTTAGATGATATAGATAATGATCAAAAAATAGATATAATTGTTTCACTTTGGAAATTTGGGAAATATGGCCCAGATTTACCTTTTTGGTTAGACGAAAATATCAATGATTGGGCTAGTCACCTCTTTATTTATAAGTGGGACGGTGCTAAAATAAAATTGTTTTGGGGTTCGTCAAGTTTGGATGCTCCAATTAGAGAAATGGCGGTTGAGGACGTTAATAATGATCAACAAAACGAATTAATTGTTTTAGAAGGAGATTATCAAAATTTAGCTAACCCCGTGGCAGATTATTTATCGATTTGGCACTGGCATGAGTGGAGTTTTTATAATGATTTTAGAAGCGATTTAAATCAATTTTACAATCTTCAAATTAAAAATTTTGGAGATAAAAAAGTTATTTATGTTCAAAATTAA